From a single Collibacillus ludicampi genomic region:
- a CDS encoding FadR/GntR family transcriptional regulator translates to MKTPFKVRKTYEEVADYLRNQIVSGVYKPGERLPSLRELGEMLGVGQSTIREAIGSLITMGLVSIRQGEGTFVTQFEPEELLAMLESIRPVTKQDIISLLEVRKIIESGIVRLAAERRTEEDLQFIKKAVEELEEAHRSDIRNKGDQADWEFHFAIANASHNEILVSMMHSISEIMKRTMKLARQKIYEMPGVPERLLQEHLDIYKAIESGNGEQAEKMLLDHLRRVETIMVEQSNAESAES, encoded by the coding sequence ATGAAAACGCCTTTTAAGGTGCGTAAAACTTACGAAGAAGTAGCCGATTATCTGCGCAACCAGATTGTGTCCGGTGTTTACAAACCTGGGGAACGTCTTCCTTCCTTGCGAGAATTGGGGGAAATGTTGGGGGTGGGACAATCCACCATACGGGAAGCGATCGGCTCCTTGATAACGATGGGTCTCGTATCGATCCGGCAAGGAGAGGGAACCTTTGTCACGCAATTTGAACCGGAGGAATTGCTGGCAATGCTTGAATCGATACGCCCCGTGACGAAACAGGATATTATTTCACTACTGGAAGTGCGTAAAATCATTGAATCAGGGATCGTTCGTTTGGCTGCGGAACGGCGGACAGAAGAGGATTTGCAATTCATCAAAAAAGCGGTTGAAGAATTAGAAGAAGCTCACCGTTCCGACATACGCAACAAGGGGGATCAGGCAGACTGGGAATTTCATTTTGCGATCGCCAATGCGTCACACAATGAGATTCTCGTATCGATGATGCATTCGATTTCGGAAATCATGAAACGCACAATGAAGCTTGCTCGTCAAAAGATCTATGAGATGCCTGGCGTACCGGAAAGGTTACTGCAGGAACATCTGGATATATATAAAGCTATAGAATCTGGAAACGGAGAGCAAGCAGAAAAGATGCTCTTAGATCACCTTCGCAGAGTAGAAACGATTATGGTGGAACAATCGAACGCAGAATCCGCCGAATCGTGA
- the tnpB gene encoding IS66 family insertion sequence element accessory protein TnpB (TnpB, as the term is used for proteins encoded by IS66 family insertion elements, is considered an accessory protein, since TnpC, encoded by a neighboring gene, is a DDE family transposase.), translated as MLSEASVERVYLASGSTDLRKSIDGLAVLVKEEFELDPFSPCLFVFCNRKRDKLKILRWEHNGFWLYYRRLEKGKFQWPAEASSVPLKISRRELRWLLDGLSLEQRQAHPAVTARTIV; from the coding sequence ATGCTAAGCGAAGCTAGCGTAGAGCGGGTATATCTGGCCAGCGGAAGCACCGATCTACGGAAATCGATTGACGGGTTAGCCGTACTCGTCAAGGAAGAGTTTGAACTCGACCCTTTCTCGCCCTGTCTCTTCGTTTTCTGCAATCGAAAGCGAGATAAACTGAAGATTCTTCGCTGGGAACACAACGGTTTCTGGCTCTATTACCGCCGGTTAGAGAAAGGAAAATTTCAGTGGCCAGCGGAAGCGAGCTCCGTACCGTTGAAAATCAGTCGTCGGGAGTTGCGTTGGCTACTCGATGGTTTATCTCTCGAACAGCGACAAGCTCACCCTGCGGTGACCGCGCGCACAATCGTATGA
- a CDS encoding peptidase domain-containing ABC transporter produces MNIFKKYICVKQLDIKDCGAACLATIAKQYGLRLPISKIREMAGTDKQGTTVYGIIKAAEKLGFSAKGVRANIDSFFDEIPLPSIAHVVVEQKLQHFVVIHSISKKEIIIADPAKGIVKYTPEEFFKLWTGILILIVPTEDFKKGDETKGIFSRFFVLLKPQKKLLLNIFLASLIYTILGILGSFYFKYLLDDILQYNLEKSLHVISIGVILLGVFKVLLNAYRSHLLLYLSQKIDVSIVLGYYQHVLDLPLNFFSTRKVGEIVSRFIDASKVREAISSTTLTVMIDSLMAVAGGIILYTQNSLLFGITLIIALFYACIVYTLRKPIKNLNMKQMENSAHLTSYLVESIHGIETIKAFTAEREVSQETEKRFIRLLKSNFKSGGLKNTQSSLTDLVAAVGGTVILWTGAYQVMQGKMSVGQLIVFNSLLAYFLDPIKNLINVQSVIQTAMVASDRLGEILDLESEKSEHEDQKIIPSNLKGKIEFKNVDFRYGTRELVLKNINLTINHGEKVAFVGKSGSGKSTLAKLLMKFYSCEKGEILINGYNIEDINIECLRKGIAYIPQNIFLFSETIRDNLSLGKAYVTQEEIIEAAKVTSAHDFINELPLRYNTVLDENGSNLSGGQKQRLAITRALLKKADILIMDEATSNLDIITEKVIEKIIHEFNDGITTIIIAHRLSTVRRCDRIFVMDNGEIIESGTHEQLISMRGMYYNLWKEQESDYHLNNEVAVTEGMLL; encoded by the coding sequence ATGAATATATTTAAAAAGTATATTTGCGTAAAACAGTTAGACATAAAAGACTGTGGAGCGGCATGTTTAGCCACTATTGCCAAGCAGTATGGACTGCGATTACCTATCTCGAAAATTCGAGAAATGGCTGGTACGGATAAACAAGGAACAACCGTTTATGGAATTATTAAAGCTGCAGAGAAACTTGGTTTTTCAGCAAAGGGTGTAAGAGCAAATATAGACAGTTTCTTTGATGAAATTCCTCTTCCTTCCATTGCCCATGTTGTGGTGGAACAGAAATTACAACATTTTGTAGTCATACACAGTATTAGTAAGAAAGAAATAATTATTGCTGATCCTGCAAAAGGTATTGTTAAATATACCCCTGAAGAGTTTTTTAAACTTTGGACAGGGATTTTAATTTTGATTGTACCCACCGAAGATTTTAAAAAGGGGGATGAAACTAAGGGGATATTTTCTAGATTTTTCGTTTTATTGAAACCTCAAAAAAAGCTTTTACTCAATATATTCTTAGCATCATTAATCTATACTATCCTTGGAATTTTAGGTTCGTTTTATTTTAAATATCTATTAGATGATATCCTACAATACAATCTAGAAAAATCACTACATGTTATCTCAATAGGGGTTATTCTTTTAGGGGTTTTTAAAGTACTACTAAATGCATATCGCAGTCATTTACTTTTATACCTAAGTCAAAAAATCGATGTTTCCATAGTTTTAGGCTACTATCAGCATGTCCTTGATTTACCGCTTAATTTTTTTAGTACAAGAAAAGTTGGAGAAATCGTTTCACGGTTTATTGATGCATCGAAAGTAAGAGAGGCTATATCGAGCACTACACTGACGGTAATGATTGACTCTTTAATGGCTGTTGCTGGGGGTATTATCTTATATACCCAAAATAGTTTGTTATTTGGTATTACACTTATTATTGCTCTTTTTTACGCCTGTATTGTTTATACATTAAGGAAACCCATTAAGAATTTAAACATGAAACAAATGGAAAATAGTGCTCATTTAACATCTTATCTTGTCGAATCAATACACGGAATCGAAACAATAAAAGCATTTACAGCGGAAAGGGAGGTGAGTCAAGAAACAGAGAAAAGATTTATTAGATTACTTAAAAGTAATTTTAAGAGTGGAGGGCTAAAAAATACTCAGTCTTCCTTAACGGATTTAGTTGCAGCAGTAGGTGGAACTGTAATCCTATGGACAGGTGCTTATCAAGTTATGCAAGGAAAAATGTCAGTAGGTCAGTTGATTGTATTCAATTCCTTATTAGCGTACTTCTTAGATCCAATTAAAAACTTAATTAATGTACAATCAGTCATTCAAACTGCGATGGTTGCTTCTGATCGTTTAGGAGAAATATTAGATCTTGAATCAGAAAAAAGTGAACATGAAGATCAAAAGATCATTCCTTCTAATTTGAAAGGAAAAATAGAGTTTAAAAACGTTGATTTTCGTTATGGAACTAGAGAACTTGTTTTAAAAAATATTAATTTAACAATTAACCATGGGGAAAAAGTTGCCTTTGTTGGTAAAAGTGGATCGGGTAAATCTACTTTAGCAAAATTACTCATGAAATTTTATTCATGTGAAAAGGGGGAAATATTAATTAATGGTTATAATATCGAAGATATTAATATTGAGTGTCTAAGAAAAGGAATAGCTTATATTCCGCAAAATATTTTTCTTTTTAGTGAAACGATTAGAGATAATCTTTCTCTCGGAAAAGCTTATGTTACGCAGGAAGAGATTATAGAGGCAGCAAAGGTAACTAGTGCCCATGATTTTATTAACGAACTACCTTTAAGATATAATACTGTTTTGGATGAAAATGGATCTAATCTTTCCGGAGGACAAAAACAAAGACTGGCTATCACTAGAGCACTCCTTAAAAAAGCCGACATACTAATTATGGATGAAGCAACAAGTAATCTTGATATCATTACAGAGAAGGTAATCGAAAAAATAATACATGAATTTAACGATGGAATTACAACCATTATAATTGCTCACCGTCTAAGTACTGTTAGGAGATGTGACAGAATTTTTGTGATGGATAATGGTGAGATCATAGAAAGTGGAACTCATGAACAGTTAATTAGTATGAGAGGTATGTATTATAACTTGTGGAAGGAGCAAGAGTCAGATTATCACTTAAATAATGAAGTAGCAGTCACGGAAGGGATGTTACTTTAG
- a CDS encoding (Fe-S)-binding protein: MRVSLFITCLNDVFFPGVGKATVEVLERLGCEIDFPTEQTCCGQPAYNSGYQNETKEIAKHMIRTFEHAEYVVAPSGSCAMMFHEYEKLFADDHIWKEKARVLADKTYEFSQFLVDVLKVEDVGSSLKANATYHRSCHMIRLLGVKDAPMKLLHHVRGLHVTELPHAYDCCGFGGTFSVKMVPISEQIVDEKIRHIEETGADLLIGADCGCLMNIGGRLQRKRKPIKVMHIAEVLNQR, translated from the coding sequence ATGAGAGTTTCCTTATTCATTACATGTCTAAATGACGTATTCTTTCCTGGAGTTGGAAAAGCTACAGTGGAAGTTCTTGAGAGACTTGGATGTGAAATCGATTTTCCAACGGAACAGACATGCTGTGGACAACCGGCATATAACAGCGGTTATCAGAATGAAACAAAAGAGATTGCCAAACACATGATCCGTACTTTTGAACATGCAGAATATGTCGTGGCACCGTCTGGTTCTTGTGCGATGATGTTTCATGAATATGAGAAGCTATTTGCAGATGATCACATATGGAAGGAGAAGGCGAGAGTACTTGCAGATAAAACATATGAATTTTCTCAATTTTTGGTCGATGTACTAAAGGTCGAGGATGTAGGCTCCAGCCTTAAGGCGAACGCGACGTACCACCGATCATGCCATATGATACGACTTCTCGGAGTCAAAGATGCACCCATGAAACTGTTACATCACGTGCGGGGTCTCCATGTGACTGAACTTCCACATGCCTATGATTGCTGTGGATTCGGAGGTACTTTTTCAGTGAAAATGGTTCCTATTTCTGAACAGATAGTGGATGAGAAAATTCGTCATATCGAAGAGACGGGAGCCGATCTTTTAATCGGGGCCGATTGTGGATGCTTGATGAATATTGGAGGTCGGCTTCAACGGAAAAGAAAGCCCATCAAAGTCATGCACATAGCAGAAGTGTTGAATCAAAGATAA
- a CDS encoding M48 family metalloprotease, which produces MYNFTIGLSMLISLLLIIVNALVSYVIGIIGKNTYEKTGAIEIAINKLNVLNQYIYNIFSISSVFLTGMIMLPHMRVFLKPLGSWGKAIFFLSLVILIFVNSILNQLILHPTKQMIRGTNETKKELLYNHLRFLVFFYFPIIIIPLIKMILPSELKSRLFSDKILNIISSMSIIFIVLLVTPLFVGIVLKAVPMNSNELNQKLANILKKANIQNCKIYIWSTKNRKIANALVTGYIQKRIYVSDYLLENFTEDEVQSIIAHEIGHIKKNHLMIRLGFILLGNVLFRIVGLLLDYYNHIIPFWVGICIISALFILYFYILFLAISRSQERQADSFVLQIGIDPEVFISALYKLTKLNHSLFRFNRFQEILRTHPSTEQRIEWVRKKAKISNRKIELVQERGEHDIPLI; this is translated from the coding sequence ATGTATAATTTTACAATTGGTTTAAGTATGTTGATTTCTTTATTACTAATCATAGTCAACGCTTTAGTATCGTATGTGATTGGAATAATTGGAAAAAATACATATGAAAAAACAGGGGCTATTGAGATTGCAATTAATAAGTTGAATGTTCTAAATCAATATATTTATAATATCTTTTCTATAAGTTCAGTTTTTTTGACTGGAATGATTATGCTACCACATATGCGGGTATTTTTGAAACCGCTTGGTTCATGGGGAAAAGCAATCTTTTTTTTGTCGCTAGTAATCCTAATATTTGTTAATTCTATTTTAAATCAACTAATTTTGCATCCTACAAAACAAATGATTCGTGGTACTAATGAAACAAAAAAAGAACTTTTGTATAACCATTTGCGTTTTCTAGTGTTTTTCTATTTTCCTATCATAATTATCCCTTTAATAAAAATGATACTTCCATCGGAACTAAAATCGAGACTATTTTCAGATAAAATTTTGAACATTATTTCCTCAATGTCCATTATCTTTATTGTTCTATTAGTGACGCCATTATTTGTTGGTATTGTACTAAAGGCAGTACCTATGAATTCCAATGAACTCAATCAAAAACTAGCTAATATACTTAAGAAAGCCAATATCCAAAATTGTAAGATTTACATATGGTCAACCAAAAATAGAAAAATCGCTAATGCGTTAGTAACAGGTTATATCCAAAAAAGAATATATGTTTCAGATTATCTTTTAGAAAATTTCACAGAAGATGAAGTGCAATCTATTATAGCGCACGAAATTGGTCATATTAAAAAAAATCATCTAATGATTAGACTTGGTTTTATATTATTGGGGAATGTTTTATTTAGAATTGTGGGGTTATTGCTAGATTACTATAATCATATAATCCCCTTCTGGGTTGGAATTTGTATTATAAGTGCTTTATTTATTTTATATTTCTATATTTTATTCTTAGCAATTTCAAGATCCCAAGAACGACAGGCTGATTCTTTTGTATTACAGATAGGAATTGATCCAGAAGTATTCATCTCAGCTCTTTATAAATTAACAAAATTAAACCATTCACTTTTTCGATTTAATCGTTTTCAGGAAATCCTTCGAACCCATCCTTCTACAGAACAAAGAATAGAGTGGGTTAGAAAAAAGGCGAAAATTTCTAACCGGAAGATAGAACTAGTTCAAGAAAGAGGGGAACATGATATCCCTCTGATATGA
- the tnpA gene encoding IS66 family insertion sequence element accessory protein TnpA: protein MSHAELRKEWEVRIAAFRASGQSASAWCRAHQLKLHQFRYWLRKIEHKEAAVTPSSKWISVEVDGQTDKSRNTLLVRVGQATVEIQSGFDPALLANVVRTLQTLC from the coding sequence ATGTCCCATGCAGAATTAAGAAAAGAGTGGGAGGTACGGATCGCTGCTTTTCGGGCTAGCGGACAGAGCGCATCAGCATGGTGTAGAGCTCATCAGTTGAAGCTTCATCAGTTCCGGTACTGGCTCCGGAAGATTGAACACAAAGAAGCCGCTGTGACCCCATCATCCAAATGGATATCGGTAGAAGTGGACGGGCAGACTGACAAGTCTAGAAACACCTTGCTCGTTAGAGTAGGGCAAGCAACCGTAGAAATCCAGTCTGGCTTTGATCCTGCACTGTTGGCCAACGTCGTGCGAACACTCCAAACGTTATGCTAA
- the sigK gene encoding RNA polymerase sporulation sigma factor SigK — protein sequence MPGFLAAMALLIRELTLFVSYIKNNAFPQPLPEQEEAKYLQLMSEGNEDARNVLVEHNLRLVAHIVKKFENTGEDSEDLISIGTIGLIKAIESFQPNKGTKLATYAARCIENEILMHLRSLKKTRKDVSLHDPIGTDKEGNEITLIDILGSDTDDVVDEVELKLEKTKIHERLSLLDEREQEVIRGRFGLPDGDEKTQREIAEELGISRSYVSRIEKRALTKLLHELRPRGEGRS from the coding sequence ATGCCCGGATTCCTGGCTGCGATGGCTTTGCTGATTCGGGAACTGACGCTCTTTGTTTCCTATATTAAAAACAACGCGTTTCCGCAGCCGTTGCCTGAACAAGAAGAGGCAAAATACTTACAACTGATGAGTGAAGGAAACGAAGATGCACGCAACGTTCTTGTGGAGCATAATCTCAGACTTGTCGCTCATATCGTTAAGAAATTTGAAAATACGGGAGAAGACAGCGAAGACCTCATTTCGATCGGGACGATTGGTTTGATCAAAGCAATTGAAAGTTTTCAACCGAATAAAGGAACAAAACTTGCAACATATGCTGCTCGCTGTATAGAGAATGAAATCCTCATGCATTTGCGATCTCTAAAAAAAACGCGTAAAGACGTATCTTTACATGACCCGATTGGTACAGATAAAGAGGGTAATGAAATCACATTGATAGATATTCTGGGCTCCGATACGGATGATGTGGTTGACGAAGTCGAGTTAAAATTGGAGAAAACCAAGATCCATGAACGTCTGTCTCTCTTGGATGAACGGGAACAGGAAGTCATTCGCGGACGCTTCGGATTACCCGACGGGGATGAGAAAACACAACGAGAAATTGCAGAAGAACTTGGGATTTCCCGTTCCTATGTATCCCGCATTGAGAAAAGGGCACTCACGAAGTTACTTCATGAACTTCGCCCACGCGGTGAAGGACGTTCGTAA
- a CDS encoding Blp family class II bacteriocin, giving the protein MRELSFDELTSISGGDWSWSDFTAATLGGVATGAGLGAFAEGVGAVPGGIIGGIIGAAGYAFDAYTGW; this is encoded by the coding sequence ATGAGAGAGCTATCATTTGATGAACTTACTTCCATTTCTGGTGGGGATTGGTCGTGGAGCGATTTTACTGCGGCAACGTTAGGAGGAGTAGCAACTGGAGCTGGTTTAGGCGCTTTCGCTGAAGGAGTTGGAGCTGTACCTGGTGGAATTATTGGCGGAATTATCGGCGCAGCAGGGTACGCTTTTGATGCCTATACTGGTTGGTAA
- a CDS encoding LutB/LldF family L-lactate oxidation iron-sulfur protein, with the protein MSIQIGDEPFFERVEKGIKDSFMRTAVSSAQDGLRNRRLQAIDELGNWEEWRKLAEQIRVHTLENLDYYLMQLSENVEKAGGHVFFAQTAEEANDYIKSVVRKRNGKRIIKSKSMVTEEIGLNMALEEMGCEVIETDLAEFILQVDDHDAPSHIVVPALHKDRERIREAFAKHVGYKGSSKPEEMAAFVRKKLRPIFLSGDIGITGCNFAIAESGTISLVTNEGNARLCTTIPKTQITVMGMERIVPTWEELDILVSMLCRSSVGQKLTSYVTGLTGPKGERDVDGPEEFHLVIVDNGRSDILGTEFQSILQCIRCAACINVCPVYRHIGGHSYGSIYPGPIGAVLTPLLGGYEEYKELPYASSLCAACTEVCPVKIPLHELLIRHRRRIVEDEGKSSFGEKLAMKGFALAARSPRMFALGEKVVPGVLGPFTKDEMITKGPGPMKPWTDIRDFPAPSRESFRDWFKKRRKREGKSWPSTIKKDF; encoded by the coding sequence ATGTCGATTCAAATTGGAGATGAACCGTTTTTCGAGAGAGTAGAGAAAGGCATCAAAGATTCGTTCATGCGAACGGCTGTAAGTTCTGCGCAAGACGGACTGCGCAATCGACGGTTACAAGCAATCGACGAACTGGGTAACTGGGAAGAATGGAGAAAACTTGCTGAGCAAATCCGTGTACATACACTGGAAAACTTAGATTACTACTTGATGCAACTCAGCGAGAATGTTGAAAAGGCGGGCGGACATGTTTTCTTTGCACAAACGGCGGAAGAAGCGAATGACTATATCAAAAGCGTCGTAAGAAAAAGAAATGGAAAAAGAATTATAAAATCAAAATCGATGGTGACTGAAGAAATCGGTTTGAATATGGCATTAGAAGAAATGGGTTGCGAAGTGATAGAAACCGATCTCGCGGAGTTTATCCTTCAGGTCGATGACCATGATGCCCCTTCACATATCGTCGTACCGGCTTTGCATAAAGATCGGGAGAGGATCCGTGAAGCTTTTGCAAAACATGTCGGATATAAGGGTTCGTCGAAACCGGAAGAGATGGCAGCGTTTGTACGGAAAAAACTGCGCCCGATCTTTTTATCGGGGGATATCGGTATCACTGGTTGCAACTTCGCGATTGCAGAATCAGGGACCATTAGCCTTGTTACAAATGAAGGTAACGCCCGTCTTTGTACGACAATCCCGAAAACCCAAATTACAGTCATGGGAATGGAACGGATTGTACCGACTTGGGAAGAACTCGACATTCTCGTGAGTATGCTGTGTCGAAGCTCCGTCGGACAAAAGTTGACAAGTTATGTGACCGGATTAACGGGTCCAAAAGGAGAGAGGGATGTCGATGGTCCCGAAGAATTTCATCTTGTCATTGTAGATAACGGTCGATCCGATATTTTAGGAACAGAATTTCAAAGTATTCTTCAATGTATCCGTTGTGCGGCGTGTATTAATGTTTGTCCTGTATATCGTCATATTGGCGGACATTCGTACGGTTCCATTTATCCGGGACCAATCGGAGCGGTTTTAACTCCCCTTCTTGGCGGCTACGAAGAATACAAAGAGCTCCCCTATGCGTCAAGCCTCTGTGCCGCATGCACGGAAGTGTGTCCTGTTAAAATTCCGTTGCACGAATTGCTGATACGACATCGAAGGAGAATTGTCGAGGATGAAGGAAAATCATCTTTTGGGGAAAAGCTTGCCATGAAAGGATTTGCTTTGGCTGCACGGTCTCCCAGGATGTTTGCTCTCGGAGAAAAAGTAGTACCCGGTGTTCTGGGGCCGTTTACGAAAGACGAAATGATAACAAAAGGCCCGGGACCGATGAAACCATGGACAGATATACGTGACTTTCCAGCTCCGAGTAGAGAGTCATTTCGGGATTGGTTTAAAAAACGTCGAAAAAGAGAGGGAAAATCATGGCCATCTACAATCAAGAAAGATTTTTAA
- the tnpB gene encoding IS66 family insertion sequence element accessory protein TnpB (TnpB, as the term is used for proteins encoded by IS66 family insertion elements, is considered an accessory protein, since TnpC, encoded by a neighboring gene, is a DDE family transposase.), protein MLSEASVERVYLACGSTDLRKSIDGLAVLVKEEFELDPFSPCLFVFCNRKRDKLKILHWEHNGFWLYYRRLEKGKFQWPEEASSVPLKISRRELRWLLDGLSLEQRQAHPAVTARTIL, encoded by the coding sequence ATGCTAAGTGAAGCCAGCGTAGAGCGAGTGTATCTGGCCTGCGGAAGCACTGATCTACGGAAATCGATTGACGGGTTAGCCGTACTGGTCAAGGAAGAGTTTGAACTCGATCCTTTCTCGCCCTGTCTCTTCGTTTTCTGTAATCGAAAGCGAGATAAACTGAAGATTCTCCATTGGGAACACAACGGTTTCTGGCTCTATTACCGCCGGTTAGAGAAAGGGAAGTTTCAGTGGCCGGAAGAAGCGAGCTCCGTACCATTAAAAATTAGTCGTCGAGAGTTGCGTTGGCTGCTCGATGGTCTATCTCTCGAACAGCGACAAGCTCACCCTGCCGTCACTGCGCGTACGATACTATGA
- a CDS encoding HlyD family efflux transporter periplasmic adaptor subunit, giving the protein MKLIIQDISELTDSRELLDSNPLPITTLFLYILVAFLIGTIIWSYFGEIDDYVKANGIVRPNNKISTIKNRITGKVEKIFFEEGKEVKKGDILYTIEHKDLDVQKANMTKELEKTKSELDNLKKLKQSILDDRNYFDETSENEKPYFYKYIKYEIDKKALIEQTTNSQLDIVQASKQASLDQQYYQQQINQYSKNIEDLNRLKQSIDENTNPFDMNNKKFFDRWEDYKINIQKLKSIVDQKKKEYDVDQQLENAGAIAPKDVKDAKNNLDSANLDLEEYKSKFLLDISTEITDNKKTLAELQNSLDKARDTLNVSSGKEMSVEVAQQQYKIDTLTKLDDQIKEDDTNIDKLQKDLDDNEINLQNCTVTSPIDGVVNVIKEINKGDLLQSGDEVITIIPKNSSQYRVELYVSNKDIANIKVGQQIKYHFLALPYQEYGELTGTISRIGTDSKTDQQGNSFYTVEATLDNKPLYSYKGIPANIKVGMACEAHVITKTKKILYYLLEKINLKE; this is encoded by the coding sequence ATGAAATTGATCATTCAGGATATAAGTGAGTTGACAGATAGTCGAGAACTGTTAGATTCCAACCCCCTCCCAATTACAACTTTATTTTTGTACATATTAGTTGCATTTCTTATAGGGACTATAATTTGGTCATATTTCGGAGAGATTGATGATTATGTAAAGGCGAACGGAATCGTTAGACCTAACAACAAAATTAGTACGATAAAAAATAGAATTACAGGAAAAGTGGAAAAAATTTTTTTTGAAGAAGGAAAGGAGGTAAAAAAAGGTGATATTCTTTATACAATTGAGCACAAAGATTTAGATGTCCAAAAAGCCAACATGACAAAAGAGTTGGAAAAGACAAAGAGTGAACTAGATAATTTAAAAAAGCTAAAACAAAGCATTTTGGATGATAGAAATTATTTTGATGAAACATCAGAAAACGAAAAACCATATTTTTATAAATATATTAAGTATGAAATTGATAAAAAAGCACTAATAGAACAGACTACCAATTCTCAATTAGATATCGTTCAAGCAAGTAAACAAGCTTCACTAGATCAGCAATATTACCAACAACAAATTAATCAGTATAGCAAAAATATCGAAGACTTGAATCGCTTAAAGCAATCTATTGATGAAAATACAAATCCATTTGATATGAACAACAAGAAATTCTTTGATAGGTGGGAAGATTATAAAATCAATATACAAAAATTAAAAAGTATAGTTGATCAAAAGAAGAAAGAGTATGATGTAGATCAACAATTAGAAAACGCAGGAGCTATAGCTCCTAAAGATGTAAAAGATGCTAAAAATAATCTGGATAGTGCTAACTTGGATCTAGAGGAATACAAAAGTAAATTTTTATTGGACATCTCTACTGAAATCACTGACAATAAAAAAACATTAGCGGAACTTCAAAATTCTCTAGATAAAGCAAGGGATACTTTGAATGTGTCTAGCGGCAAGGAAATGAGTGTTGAGGTTGCACAGCAACAATATAAAATTGATACATTAACAAAGTTGGACGATCAAATTAAAGAAGATGATACTAATATTGATAAGCTTCAAAAAGATCTTGATGACAATGAAATAAACCTTCAAAACTGTACAGTAACTTCTCCTATTGATGGTGTGGTTAATGTAATTAAAGAAATTAATAAAGGAGATCTTCTACAAAGCGGTGATGAAGTAATAACTATCATTCCCAAGAACTCATCACAATATAGAGTAGAGCTTTATGTATCAAACAAAGATATCGCGAATATAAAGGTAGGTCAACAAATAAAATATCACTTTTTAGCTTTACCGTATCAAGAATATGGAGAGTTAACAGGTACAATTTCTAGAATTGGAACAGATTCTAAAACCGATCAGCAAGGAAATAGTTTCTATACAGTTGAAGCAACATTAGATAACAAGCCCTTATATAGTTATAAAGGTATACCAGCAAACATAAAAGTAGGAATGGCCTGTGAAGCACATGTAATCACAAAAACTAAGAAAATTTTGTATTATTTATTGGAAAAGATAAATTTAAAAGAATGA
- a CDS encoding transposase domain-containing protein, producing MFSNTPRGAKASAIIYSIIETAKENGLHPYFYLTYLFEKLPNLDMKDKDSLDQLLPWSESLPLTCRAIKKNT from the coding sequence TTGTTCTCCAATACCCCGCGTGGTGCAAAGGCGAGTGCGATCATTTACAGTATCATAGAGACAGCGAAAGAAAATGGATTACATCCCTATTTCTATCTTACCTATCTCTTTGAGAAACTACCTAACCTAGATATGAAAGACAAAGATTCCTTAGATCAGCTTCTCCCTTGGTCAGAAAGCCTACCGCTTACCTGCCGGGCTATAAAAAAGAATACGTAA